The Eurosta solidaginis isolate ZX-2024a chromosome 4, ASM4086904v1, whole genome shotgun sequence genome includes a window with the following:
- the LOC137248517 gene encoding zinc finger MYND domain-containing protein 11-like: protein KLSTNLISEDVNHDVLTYLESIKLPSRCIAIVSKLLLKFPGISLESIAAKLKAKKYKLLTEFLVDVLDLQHTIGVFFGPNGTEMESTKWMVRDIGYDLAEIRRCPDCFRHSHEKHSNVWFAKPCLQRHELVFAKHSGFPYWPAKVIRVLANNKYDVRFFGGNHSRALIESRFIRSIDTDIKSLKIGNKPAIKKALEELRIHQVLAAYPPSIFSFHANKSEMEQIIRNALQRTANQFMANSNKGRKPPTRRQTICNIVPNRNMNSFLDISGDGHSLPNVEPTLSDSGFLNETEARLRARRNQKKSPKKSTRAANTLVSTSDLKQVQDQLDDALKLVSATQKKNEKLLENIDKLKESIKKHEHEKKILKRKQWCYWCLNEAIYLCCFRAAYCSQVCQSRHWKDGHSKVCKNQNDQRQATSTT, encoded by the exons AAACTTTCAACTAATTTGATAAGTGAAGAT GTCAATCACGATGTTTTAACTTATTTGGAATCCATTAAATTACCAAGTCGATGTATAGCGATTGTTTCAAAACTTCTTCTGAAATTTCCTGGAATATCCCTTGAAAGTATAGCAGCTAAGCTTAAAGCAAAGAAGTATAAATTACTAACTGAATTTTTGGTGGACGTACTTGACTTACAGCATACTATAGGTGTCTTTTTTGGAC CTAATGGAACTGAAATGGAGTCTACAAAATGGATGGTACGAGACATTGGATACGACTTAGCAGAAATTCGTCGTTGTCCCGATTGTTTTCGGCACTCGCATGAAAAGCATTCCAATGTCTGGTTTGCTAAGCCATGCCTACAACGTCACGAATTGGTGTTTGCCAAACACAGTGGTTTTCCCTACTGGCCAGCTAAAGTTATACGTGTTTTAGCAAATAACAAATATGATGTGCGCTTCTTTGGCGGCAATCACTCTCGTGCGCTTATCGAATCGCGTTTTATACGCTCCATTGACACAGATATTAAATCATTAAAAATTGGCAATAAACCGGCAATTAAAAAAGCACTAGAAGAGTTGCGTATACATCAGGTGCTCGCGGCGTATCCACCAAGTATATTTTCTTTTCATGCAAACAAATCCGAAATGGAACAAATTATAAGAAATGCTTTACAAAGGACTGCAAATCAATTTATGGCAAATTCAAATAAAGGAAGAAAGCCGCCTACACGGCGACAAACTATATGTAATATTGTGCCAAACAGAAATATGAACAGCTTTTTGGATATCTCGGGCGATGGACATTCATTACCCAACGTAGAGCCAACGTTAAGTGATAGCGGATTTTTAAATGAAACAGAAGCTAGATTAAGGGCGAGAAG AAATCAGAAGAAGTCTCCCAAAAAGTCGACACGTGCAGCAAATACTTTAGTAAGTACATCAGATTTAAAGCAG GTTCAGGACCAACTTGATGACGCTTTAAAATTGGTTTCTGCAACCCAAAAAAAGAATGAAAAATTACTGGAAAATATTGATAAACTTAAAGAATCAATTAAAAAGCACGAACATGAAAAGAAAATTCTTAAGCGAAAGCAATGG TGCTATTGGTGTCTTAATGAGGCTATATATTTGTGTTGTTTTCGAGCTGCGTATTGCTCACAAGTTTGTCAATCGCGTCATTGGAAGGATGGGCACAGTAAAGTGTGTAAAAATCAAAATGATCAACGTCAAGCAACCTCGACTACGTAA